One Kangiella geojedonensis DNA segment encodes these proteins:
- a CDS encoding SEL1-like repeat protein, translating to MKHFLLAILCSALFITEAKEFNSWVDIDQQNTPYIKQFYNGELKKIYDEVKKLAEENDPVAQYTLAHMYDFAAKHLDCGGYRNCYINFYTPKDGFELSNSQALKWYREAINNGHPYATYMLYRHKRLDGEPPSEKRENLVIKSLLPLVESGDGVATFMYYRTLNKTFSVTPQTNSFSHKKTVEDLHTIIKALKPEAEEGRILSMHYLGRAYFALWDYPKAFAWFTVANKLGHAPSEVYQKSVFQFIEKEGLSEQAIIELDKVLSTFQQL from the coding sequence ATGAAACACTTTTTATTAGCCATATTATGCTCCGCCCTATTTATCACAGAAGCTAAAGAATTCAACTCTTGGGTAGATATAGATCAGCAAAACACCCCATATATCAAACAATTTTATAATGGCGAACTAAAAAAAATTTATGACGAAGTTAAGAAGCTTGCTGAAGAAAACGATCCAGTAGCCCAATATACTTTAGCTCATATGTATGACTTTGCTGCAAAACATCTCGATTGTGGAGGTTATAGGAATTGTTATATAAATTTCTACACCCCCAAGGATGGATTCGAGTTATCTAATTCTCAAGCATTGAAATGGTATAGAGAAGCTATAAATAACGGCCATCCATATGCTACTTATATGTTGTATAGGCATAAACGTCTTGATGGCGAGCCTCCGTCAGAGAAGAGAGAGAACCTAGTGATAAAGTCACTACTCCCTCTAGTTGAGTCTGGTGATGGAGTAGCTACTTTCATGTACTATAGAACTTTAAATAAAACATTCAGCGTTACACCTCAGACTAATAGCTTTTCACATAAGAAAACTGTTGAAGACTTGCACACTATTATTAAAGCACTGAAGCCAGAAGCTGAGGAAGGTAGAATACTTTCAATGCACTACCTTGGAAGAGCTTATTTTGCGTTATGGGACTACCCGAAAGCCTTTGCATGGTTTACTGTAGCAAATAAACTAGGCCATGCTCCCTCTGAGGTCTACCAAAAATCAGTATTTCAATTTATTGAAAAAGAAGGGTTGTCAGAACAGGCGATTATAGAGCTGGATAAAGTATTAAGTACTTTCCAACAATTATAG
- the rplI gene encoding 50S ribosomal protein L9, which produces MNVILLEKRRNLGDLGDTVTVAAGYGRNFLIPTGKAVPATKENIKHFEERRAELEAKAAEVLAAAQARADKLAGIEVTVAANAGDEGKLFGSVGTADIAEAVTEQGVELEKKEIRMPEGAIRQTGEYTFEVHLHPEVEANIKVIVVGEFDEAQA; this is translated from the coding sequence ATGAACGTCATTTTACTTGAAAAACGTCGCAACCTTGGTGATTTAGGTGATACTGTAACTGTAGCTGCTGGCTATGGTCGTAACTTCCTTATCCCTACTGGTAAAGCAGTTCCTGCGACAAAAGAGAACATCAAGCACTTCGAAGAGCGTCGTGCTGAGCTAGAAGCGAAAGCTGCAGAAGTATTAGCTGCTGCTCAAGCTCGTGCTGACAAACTAGCTGGTATCGAAGTTACTGTTGCTGCAAACGCTGGCGACGAAGGTAAACTTTTCGGTTCTGTTGGTACAGCTGATATCGCTGAAGCAGTTACTGAGCAAGGTGTTGAGTTAGAAAAGAAAGAAATTCGTATGCCAGAAGGCGCTATCCGTCAAACGGGCGAATATACTTTCGAAGTACATTTACACCCAGAAGTTGAAGCTAACATCAAAGTTATCGTTGTTGGCGAATTCGACGAAGCTCAAGCTTAA
- the rpsR gene encoding 30S ribosomal protein S18, with protein sequence MARFNRRRKFCRFSAEGVTEIDYKDTAMLKNYITETGKIVPSRITGTSAKYQRQLASAVKRARFLALLPYTDSHE encoded by the coding sequence ATGGCACGTTTTAACCGTCGTCGTAAGTTCTGCCGTTTCTCGGCTGAAGGCGTAACTGAGATCGATTATAAAGATACAGCTATGCTTAAAAACTACATCACTGAAACTGGTAAAATTGTTCCTAGCCGTATCACCGGTACTAGCGCAAAATACCAGCGTCAATTAGCTAGCGCTGTCAAGCGTGCGCGCTTCTTGGCTCTTTTGCCATACACTGATAGCCACGAATAA
- the rpsF gene encoding 30S ribosomal protein S6 encodes MRHYEIVFLVHPDQSDQVPGMVERYSKMITDAAGTVHRLEDWGRRQLAYPINKLHKAHYVLMNVEANGEVIEELEDAFRYNDAVLRNMVMRRKEAITEASPMAKKDEKPARDEKPAKEEAKKEESTEAAAE; translated from the coding sequence ATGAGACACTACGAAATCGTATTCTTGGTGCACCCAGACCAGTCTGACCAAGTTCCAGGCATGGTTGAGCGTTACAGCAAGATGATCACTGATGCAGCAGGTACTGTTCACCGTCTAGAAGACTGGGGCCGTCGTCAGCTAGCATACCCAATCAATAAACTTCACAAAGCGCACTACGTTCTTATGAATGTTGAAGCGAATGGCGAAGTTATCGAAGAATTAGAAGATGCTTTCCGTTACAACGATGCCGTGTTACGTAACATGGTTATGCGTCGTAAAGAAGCAATCACAGAAGCTTCTCCAATGGCTAAGAAAGACGAGAAACCTGCTCGTGACGAAAAGCCAGCTAAAGAAGAAGCTAAGAAAGAAGAATCAACTGAAGCTGCGGCTGAGTAA